Proteins co-encoded in one Setaria viridis chromosome 9, Setaria_viridis_v4.0, whole genome shotgun sequence genomic window:
- the LOC117838943 gene encoding uncharacterized protein isoform X1 — translation MDGDLKKLRVRFSGVGKGNKVGRQTSAIPPQENAALGRAEMSSGGEYDAAFAATIAAATFAIAAREEKLAAQKKPVPIEAVPPALSPVKRAGSMKKPGGGSKISRWFSGKEPVEDDDDGPVNVSVRKPLKPAPGKPEDIAPDHKVTPKTLETSLSVKKGSGSSNKAADRKGSKKFEQEQAIQKVPSAVRPATSYHSRRNGEGTAGVTGTGSKADDWEKAKLARVREEYEKMIETIAEWETEKKVKARRQKDQKETELDKKRAKALEEYNQEMTRINKIAGGARSMAEERKYNDEKKIKEKAHKIRSTGKVPRTCACF, via the exons ATGGACGGCGACTTGAAGAAGCTGAG AGTTCGGTTTTCTGGAGTAGGAAAGGGAAATAAAGTTGGAAGACAGACTTCGGCAATACCACCGCAAGAAAACGCAGCTCTTGGAAGAG CTGAGATGAGTAGTGGCGGGGAATATGACGCTGCATTCGCAGCCACAATTGCAGCAGCAACATTCGCAATTGCTGCTCGAGAAGAGAAGCTTGCAGCTCAGAAGAAGCCTGTACCCATCGAGGCGGTGCCACCTGCCCTTTCTCCGGTCAAGAGAGCAGGAAGCATGAAAAAACCTGGAGGAGGCAGCAAAATCTCAAGATGGTTCAGTGGCAAAGAGCCCGTTgaagacgatgacgacggaCCAG TTAACGTATCTGTAAGGAAGCCGCTGAAACCAGCACCTGGAAAGCCTGAAGATATAGCTCCAGATCATAAGGTGACACCAAAGACGCTTGAAACTTCTCTGAGTGTAAAGAAGGGTTCAGGATCCTCCAACAAAGCAGCAGATAGGAAAGGGAGCAAGAAGTTTGAGCAAGAACAGGCGATTCAGAAAGTGCCATCAGCCGTCAGGCCAGCTACATCATATCATTCTAGACGGAATGGAGAAGGCACAGCAGGAGTGACTGGCACGGGATCCAAGGCTGATGATTGGGAGAAGGCAAAACTTGCAAGAGTTAGGGAGGA GTATGAAAAGATGATCGAAACCATAGCTGAATGGGAGACTGAGAAGAAGGTGAAGGCGAGACGCCAAAAAGACCAGAAAGAG ACCGAGCTAGACAAAAAAAGAGCAAAAGCACTGGAAGAATACAACCAGGAGATGACAAGGATCAACAAAATTGCTGGAGGAGCAAGGTCAATGGCAGAGGAAAGAAAATATAATGACGAGAAGAAGATCAAAGAGAAAGCGCACAAGATACGATCAACAGGAAAGGTTCCCCGCACATGTGCTTGCTTTTGA
- the LOC117840280 gene encoding uncharacterized protein, which yields MWSFASNAIAGSIKKKAQPSKCNISNPDCSDDEVSSCTSREEGLDCPICWESFNLVENVPYVLWCGHTMCKNCILGLHWAVVKFPSLPIQLPLFISCPWCNLLSFRLVYKGNLRFPRKNYFLLWMVESMNGERAKFHSTNHNEHHSSWHSSAGPSSSHHHRRNAVIRPESSSARDTNVIRNIFHTDNISASLQKLMVCFMQLTAKFPLVILFLLIVLYAVPASATVLLLYFLVTFLFALPSFLILYFAYPSLDWLVREIFS from the coding sequence ATGTGGAGTTTTGCATCAAATGCCATAGCTGGAAGCATAAAGAAAAAGGCACAGCCCTCAAAATGCAACATATCCAATCCAGATTGTTCTGATGATGAAGTTTCATCATGTACAAGCAGAGAGGAAGGCCTTGATTGTCCAATATGCTGGGAATCCTTCAACCTTGTGGAGAATGTTCCCTATGTATTGTGGTGTGGCCACACAATGTGCAAGAACTGTATCCTTGGTCTTCACTGGGCTGTTGTCAAGTTCCCGTCCCTTCCTATCCAGCTGCCACTGTTCATCTCATGCCCCTGGTGCAACCTGTTGTCTTTCCGTCTCGTGTACAAAGGCAACCTCAGGTTCCCACGCAAGAACTACTTTCTTCTCTGGATGGTTGAGAGCATGAATGGTGAGAGAGCAAAGTTCCATTCCACTAATCACAATGAACATCATTCCTCATGGCATTCCAGTGCTGGCCCAAGTTCCAGTCATCACCACCGAAGAAATGCTGTTATCCGACCAGAGAGCTCTTCTGCCAGAGATACAAACGTCATCCGTAACATTTTCCACACTGACAACATCAGTGCGTCTCTCCAAAAGCTTATGGTGTGCTTCATGCAGTTGACAGCGAAGTTTCCACTTGTGATACTCTTCCTGCTGATAGTCCTTTATGCTGTCCCTGCAAGTGCCACTGTTCTGCTGCTGTATTTCCTCGTGACATTTTTGTTTGCGCTGCCATCATTTCTGATCCTCTACTTCGCTTATCCCAGCTTGGATTGGCTTGTCAGAGAGATCTTTTCTTAA
- the LOC117838943 gene encoding uncharacterized protein isoform X3: MSSGGEYDAAFAATIAAATFAIAAREEKLAAQKKPVPIEAVPPALSPVKRAGSMKKPGGGSKISRWFSGKEPVEDDDDGPVNVSVRKPLKPAPGKPEDIAPDHKVTPKTLETSLSVKKGSGSSNKAADRKGSKKFEQEQAIQKVPSAVRPATSYHSRRNGEGTAGVTGTGSKADDWEKAKLARVREEYEKMIETIAEWETEKKVKARRQKDQKETELDKKRAKALEEYNQEMTRINKIAGGARSMAEERKYNDEKKIKEKAHKIRSTGKVPRTCACF, encoded by the exons ATGAGTAGTGGCGGGGAATATGACGCTGCATTCGCAGCCACAATTGCAGCAGCAACATTCGCAATTGCTGCTCGAGAAGAGAAGCTTGCAGCTCAGAAGAAGCCTGTACCCATCGAGGCGGTGCCACCTGCCCTTTCTCCGGTCAAGAGAGCAGGAAGCATGAAAAAACCTGGAGGAGGCAGCAAAATCTCAAGATGGTTCAGTGGCAAAGAGCCCGTTgaagacgatgacgacggaCCAG TTAACGTATCTGTAAGGAAGCCGCTGAAACCAGCACCTGGAAAGCCTGAAGATATAGCTCCAGATCATAAGGTGACACCAAAGACGCTTGAAACTTCTCTGAGTGTAAAGAAGGGTTCAGGATCCTCCAACAAAGCAGCAGATAGGAAAGGGAGCAAGAAGTTTGAGCAAGAACAGGCGATTCAGAAAGTGCCATCAGCCGTCAGGCCAGCTACATCATATCATTCTAGACGGAATGGAGAAGGCACAGCAGGAGTGACTGGCACGGGATCCAAGGCTGATGATTGGGAGAAGGCAAAACTTGCAAGAGTTAGGGAGGA GTATGAAAAGATGATCGAAACCATAGCTGAATGGGAGACTGAGAAGAAGGTGAAGGCGAGACGCCAAAAAGACCAGAAAGAG ACCGAGCTAGACAAAAAAAGAGCAAAAGCACTGGAAGAATACAACCAGGAGATGACAAGGATCAACAAAATTGCTGGAGGAGCAAGGTCAATGGCAGAGGAAAGAAAATATAATGACGAGAAGAAGATCAAAGAGAAAGCGCACAAGATACGATCAACAGGAAAGGTTCCCCGCACATGTGCTTGCTTTTGA
- the LOC117840281 gene encoding uncharacterized protein, producing the protein MLRWHAGASTVVAPAPAPPSRAPPHKLAPRPAARRRLWPCSAKKAADDGDRAGGRSLLSKSVLLRSGIALFALGFVDAGYSGDWSRIGAISKDTEDLLKKGAYVVVPLSLALIFSLPEDSNSKP; encoded by the exons ATGCTGCGGTGGCACGCCGGCGCCAGCACCGTCGTCgctccggccccggccccgccctctcgcgcgccgccgcacaAGCTcgcgccccggccggcggcgcgccgccgcctctggcCGTGCAGCGCGAAGAaggcggcggacgacggcgaTCGAGCCGGAGGCCGCTCGTTGCTCTCCAAGAGCGTGCTCCTACGGTCCGGCATCGCGCTGTTCGCCCTCGGCTTCGTCGATGCCGG GTACAGCGGCGACTGGTCTCGCATCGGCGCCATCTCCAAGGACACCGAGGATTTGCTCAAGAAGGGCGCCTACGTCGTCGTGCCGCTCTCTCTGGCCCTCATATTTTCGTTGCCCGAAGACAGCAACAGCAAACCTTAG
- the LOC117838943 gene encoding uncharacterized protein isoform X2 produces the protein MDGDLKKLRVRFSGVGKGNKVGRQTSAIPPQENAALGRAEMSSGGEYDAAFAATIAAATFAIAAREEKLAAQKKPVPIEAVPPALSPVKRAGSMKKPGGGSKISRWFSGKEPVEDDDDGPVNVSVRKPLKPAPGKPEDIAPDHKVTPKTLETSLSVKKGSGSSNKAADRKGSKKFEQEQAIQKVPSAVRPATSYHSRRNGEGTAGVTGTGSKADDWEKAKLARVREEYEKMIETIAEWETEKKTELDKKRAKALEEYNQEMTRINKIAGGARSMAEERKYNDEKKIKEKAHKIRSTGKVPRTCACF, from the exons ATGGACGGCGACTTGAAGAAGCTGAG AGTTCGGTTTTCTGGAGTAGGAAAGGGAAATAAAGTTGGAAGACAGACTTCGGCAATACCACCGCAAGAAAACGCAGCTCTTGGAAGAG CTGAGATGAGTAGTGGCGGGGAATATGACGCTGCATTCGCAGCCACAATTGCAGCAGCAACATTCGCAATTGCTGCTCGAGAAGAGAAGCTTGCAGCTCAGAAGAAGCCTGTACCCATCGAGGCGGTGCCACCTGCCCTTTCTCCGGTCAAGAGAGCAGGAAGCATGAAAAAACCTGGAGGAGGCAGCAAAATCTCAAGATGGTTCAGTGGCAAAGAGCCCGTTgaagacgatgacgacggaCCAG TTAACGTATCTGTAAGGAAGCCGCTGAAACCAGCACCTGGAAAGCCTGAAGATATAGCTCCAGATCATAAGGTGACACCAAAGACGCTTGAAACTTCTCTGAGTGTAAAGAAGGGTTCAGGATCCTCCAACAAAGCAGCAGATAGGAAAGGGAGCAAGAAGTTTGAGCAAGAACAGGCGATTCAGAAAGTGCCATCAGCCGTCAGGCCAGCTACATCATATCATTCTAGACGGAATGGAGAAGGCACAGCAGGAGTGACTGGCACGGGATCCAAGGCTGATGATTGGGAGAAGGCAAAACTTGCAAGAGTTAGGGAGGA GTATGAAAAGATGATCGAAACCATAGCTGAATGGGAGACTGAGAAGAAG ACCGAGCTAGACAAAAAAAGAGCAAAAGCACTGGAAGAATACAACCAGGAGATGACAAGGATCAACAAAATTGCTGGAGGAGCAAGGTCAATGGCAGAGGAAAGAAAATATAATGACGAGAAGAAGATCAAAGAGAAAGCGCACAAGATACGATCAACAGGAAAGGTTCCCCGCACATGTGCTTGCTTTTGA
- the LOC117839914 gene encoding pentatricopeptide repeat-containing protein At3g29290 — MATVWSGCSTSSAFGQELPPRGSRGDRCGTRFRPRSRGRISGDARQVQALSPAMVTAGACICRAAPCLLESEVGGKEDAGVAILGVDGEPHGADGHDGGKRRGLRRRPMRQPAVGEKAGVGAGSAPPATTAELDMKSEHGGSRLHFLEERNEETLSRRLIKLCQSNKVRSATELFDSMRASGLQPSAHACNSLLACFVRRSSLADAMRMFEFMKGKRMATGHTYTLILKAVASNGGYVSALEMFNEIEEEEDSKKNVDVIVYNTMISVCGRAKDWMLVERLWRRLEENSLSGTLLTYDLLVSIFVQCGQCELAIAAYQEMLQNGLDPSEDIMKAIIASCTKEGKWDFALATFSRMLSAGMTPNIILFNSTINALGKAGQDELAFRMYHLLTSSGFKPDQYTWSALLSALYKSGRCWDVLELFQGIKAKHPTLLNDHLYNIALMSCERLGQWEHGLQLLWMMEKSGLKVSVVSYNHVIGACEVASKPKVALQVYRRMINQRCLPDTFTHLSVIRACIWGSLWNEVEDILEEVDPDSSVYNTVIHGLCLRGKIGLANKVYAKMRRIGLVPDGKTRAFMLQHIATD; from the exons ATGGCTACAGTTTGGAGCGGCTGCAGCACGAGCTCCGCCTTCGGCCAAGAGCTCCCCCCGCGCGGCAGTCGAGGAGATCGTTGTGGAACAAGATTCCGTCCGCGAAGCAGAGGCCGGATCAGTGGTGACGCCCGCCAGGTACAAGCTCTAAGCCCCGCCATGGTTACGGCGGGAGCGTGCATTTGTAGGGCGGCTCCATGCTTACTTGAGTCGGAGGTCGGCGGCAAAGAGGACGCTGGCGTAGCGATTTTGGGCGTCGATGGTGAACCACACGGTGCTGATGGCCATGATGGCGGCAAGAGGCGCGGGCTGCGTCGGCGTCCGATGAGACAGCCGGCTGTTGGGGAGAAGGCCGGAGTGGGCGCAGGAAGTgctccgccggcgacgacggcggagctGGACATGAAATCTGAGCATGGTGGGTCGAGGCTGCACTTCTTGGAGGAGAGGAATGAGGAGACGCTGTCGAGAAGGTTAATAAAGCTCTGCCAATCGAACAAGGTCAGGAGTGCCACTGAGCTGTTCGACTCAATGCGCGCGTCTGGGCTGCAGCCAAGCGCGCATGCCTGCAATTCCCTCTTGGCTTGCTTCGTGCGAAGAAGTTCTTTGGCGGATGCGATGAGGATGTTTGAGTTCATGAAGGGGAAACGAATGGCAACAGGGCACACATATACATTGATACTCAAGGCTGTTGCAAGCAATGGGGGTTATGTTTCTGCATTAGAAATGTTCAATGAgattgaagaggaggaagattcaaagaaaaatgttgatgtGATCGTTTATAATACAATGATATCTGTGTGTGGTAGAGCAAAAGACTGGATGCTTGTGGAGAGACTATGGAGAAGGCTGGAGGAAAATTCTTTGAGTGGAACTTTGCTTACATATGATTTGTTAGTCAGCATATTCGTGCAATGTGGACAGTGTGAGTTAGCAATTGCCGCTTATCAGGAAATGCTCCAGAATGGACTTGATCCGAGCGAAGACATAATGAAGGCTATCATTGCATCTTGCACCAAAGAGGGGAAGTGGGACTTTGCACTGGCCACGTTTAGCAGAATGCTCAGTGCTGGAATGACGCCAAATATCATTTTGTTCAATTCAACGATCAACGCACTCGGGAAGGCTGGTCAAGATGAACTTGCATTCAGGATGTACCATCTACTAACATCTTCCGGCTTTAAGCCTGATCAATATACATGGAGTGCATTGCTGTCAGCATTATATAAGTCTGGGCGATGTTGGGATGTCCTAGAGCTTTTCCAAGGAATTAAGGCCAAGCATCCGACGCTCTTAAATGATCATCTCTACAACATTGCTTTGATGTCGTGCGAAAGGCTTGGTCAATGGGAACATGGTTTGCAGTTGTTGTGGATGATGGAAAAAAGTGGACTGAAAGTATCAGTGGTATCTTACAATCACGTGATAGGTGCTTGTGAGGTTGCTAGCAAGCCAAAAGTTGCTCTTCAAGTGTACCGCCGTATGATTAACCAAAGGTGTTTGCCAGACACATTCACACATTTATCTGTTATACGAGCTTGCATCTGGGGATCTCTTTGGAATGAAGTAGAGGATATATTAGAG GAGGTGGATCCAGATTCTTCAGTCTACAACACCGTCATCCACGGGCTGTGTCTGCGAGGCAAGATCGGGCTAGCCAACAAGGTTTACGCGAAGATGCGACGCATTGGGCTGGTGCCTGATGGCAAGACGAGGGCGTTCATGCTTCAGCACATTGCAACGGACTGA
- the LOC117838942 gene encoding uncharacterized protein yields MSKSLEKSSSGGTTPTSSASPPESKKHEKTLPNYLRASRGSCHDFCKYGHKNPSEEETSLSGGRRKKLPAHLKNLTLHRSAILDRSKDVRNMSLSLAKSSISLGEAVRVAPRIASANRKGVTSNEHMVPLTATATEHKTLNSDGRKKYSNAAQKVPANQRYSNGVPQLDKRDTVPAKRAIFPAKSKFPEKTSLEKSITVDKVTAVNQSWHKRPASSPSKLNMIKQVPVPSLTKDKNTPKLKVTSPAATITRVHAKPGKIATRSSDANRKVKEGLDMSGSSLSAEPKIIASVEKQKDDMQIRGYSIESALAELSPDATEYVGNSLPAPEETSKSISEDDGVGSTEKSELVAGEALLESAVALELQQSLAGQEFNAMLGESNLERKLAEQNIVHGQASKGEDNQTDDPAVCRLSEHVTVVENADVYGLVLIESNSKIEDDQAEVNASVESLISECKEQMAVCEGFGTSPELLAVDEKHAEEPESCLDFASGNAVENAKADEVFDASMDNSTSHCQSISETSSDGGLLEEPKSMLIERSDSAVDEVASVSNGSTFEQDGMKSKVFIPQSPEELSNDEFYEEYDFESSESDETGTEDEEATINRDMGESKSGDSRPRRISTVELDDTSITPYKMKFKRGKIVELTPDSSGPRRLKFRRKSANEGSDRESQPTRRIYKRNSTSNAVPTNPDMESPGVKLRHQDAQEKKDAQGLFNNVIEETASKLVESRKSKVKALVGAFETVISLQDGKPTSSTQQAGSSQDLFPDDEVNAPEEAE; encoded by the coding sequence ATGTCCAAATCTTTGGAAAAGAGTTCATCTGGTGGCACCACACCTACAAGTTCGGCTTCACCTCCAGAGTCAAAAAAGCATGAGAAGACTCTGCCAAATTATCTCAGAGCTTCTAGAGGCTCATGCCATGATTTTTGCAAGTACGGACACAAAAATCCTTCTGAAGAGGAGACAAGTTTatcaggaggaagaagaaagaaacttCCTGCTCATCTGAAAAATTTGACGTTGCATAGATCAGCTATCTTGGATAGGTCCAAGGATGTCAGGAATATGAGTCTTTCACTAGCCAAGTCAAGTATATCTCTGGGTGAAGCTGTGCGGGTTGCACCCAGAATAGCATCAGCAAATCGAAAAGGTGTTACATCCAATGAACATATGGTTCCGCTGACAGCTACAGCAACCGAACATAAAACTTTGAACTCTGATGGCAGAAAGAAGTATTCAAATGCTGCACAGAAGGTCCCAGCAAATCAAAGGTATTCAAATGGAGTTCCACAACTTGATAAAAGGGACACAGTGCCAGCCAAAAGGGCCATATTTCCTGCCAAGTCAAAGTTTCCAGAGAAGACCTCGCTGGAGAAATCTATTACTGTGGACAAAGTCACAGCAGTTAATCAATCATGGCATAAGAGGCCGGCTTCATCTCCCAGTAAACTCAACATGATTAAACAAGTTCCTGTTCCATCTCTCACAAAAGATAAAAATACTCCAAAGTTAAAGGTTACATCTCCAGCAGCAACTATCACTAGAGTGCATGCAAAACCCGGAAAAATTGCTACAAGATCAAGTGATGCAAATAGAAAAGTGAAGGAAGGCTTAGATATGTCTGGGTCATCCTTATCTGCGGAGCCCAAGATAATTGCTTCTGTTGAAAAACAAAAGGATGATATGCAAATTAGGGGCTATTCTATTGAGTCAGCACTAGCAGAACTATCTCCAGATGCCACAGAATACGTAGGCAATTCTCTACCAGCACCAGAAGAAACAAGTAAATCCATTTCGGAGGATGATGGGGTGGGAAGCACTGAAAAAAGTGAATTGGTAGCAGGTGAAGCCCTCCTGGAAAGTGCCGTTGCTCTTGAGCTGCAGCAATCATTAGCTGGCCAGGAATTCAATGCTATGCTAGGTGAATCTAATCTAGAACGCAAACTAGCAGAACAGAATATCGTTCATGGTCAAGCTTCAAAGGGTGAAGACAACCAAACTGATGATCCAGCTGTTTGCCGATTATCAGAACATGTAACAGTTGTCGAAAATGCAGATGTGTATGGCTTGGTATTAATTGAAAGTAATTCAAAAATTGAGGATGATCAAGCTGAAGTTAATGCATCTGTGGAGTCTCTAATCTCTGAATGTAAGGAACAAATGGCAGTTTGTGAAGGTTTCGGAACATCCCCAGAACTACTGGCAGTTGATGAAAAACATGCCGAGGAGCCTGAGTCTTGTCTCGATTTTGCTTCTGGAAATGCAGTAGAGAATGCCAAGGCTGATGAAGTTTTTGATGCTAGTATGGATAACAGTACTTCTCACTGCCAATCAATTTCTGAAACTTCATCAGATGGTGGACTTCTGGAGGAACCTAAGTCCATGCTAATTGAACGAAGTGATTCTGCTGTTGATGAGGTAGCAAGCGTCAGTAACGGAAGTACCTTTGAACAGGACGGAATGAAATCAAAGGTTTTTATTCCACAGTCACCAGAAGAACTATCAAATGATGAATTTTATGAAGAATATGATTTTGAATCAAGTGAATCAGATGAAACTGGTACAGAAGATGAAGAGGCAACAATCAACAGAGATATGGGTGAATCAAAGTCTGGTGACTCAAGACCTAGAAGAATCTCTACGGTCGAACTGGATGATACTAGTATCACACCTTATAAAATGAAGTTTAAGAGGGGCAAAATTGTAGAACTCACACCAGATAGCAGTGGCCCAAGAAGATTGAAATTTAGAAGAAAGTCTGCAAATGAAGGTTCAGATCGTGAAAGCCAACCAACAAGAAGGATTTACAAGAGGAATAGCACAAGTAATGCTGTTCCTACTAACCCAGATATGGAATCTCCCGGTGTGAAACTGCGACACCAAGATGCACAAGAGAAGAAAGATGCACAAGGATTGTTCAATAATGTAATCGAAGAAACAGCAAGCAAGCTAGTGGAATCAAGAAAAAGCAAGGTAAAGGCTTTAGTTGGTGCTTTTGAAACAGTGATTTCTCTCCAAGATGGCAAACCCACATCATCAACACAACAAGCTGGTAGTTCCCAAGATTTATTTCCTGATGATGAGGTGAATGCACCTGAGGAAGCTGAATAG